One genomic window of Conger conger chromosome 9, fConCon1.1, whole genome shotgun sequence includes the following:
- the LOC133136698 gene encoding zinc finger protein 436-like isoform X1 — translation MSSCVVFHSQLTSILEVLTKAAVTEICQLVDDGYAVLRVEISRSEKENQSLKRKLQMLELMVARGYAEAGLRETSAANSRPDGAQAFDGSRGTERENNFAAAERAFGSQLGISLWRDGEPTAVDEEDTSLASPLRDECTVDMDEGGSQSLLIKEETFEEDLESSHPQEAVESDHVERAPIAELQTAPPVGKDQLTEQHSTRHSVWDDSGLDTVLKAEPEIKTVNLERTGAENRAGRLNILDYEDIMQERSAQMPFTADGISDKDKEEAACSYPVESDTENLSVHSELLSGKSLSSLGSLDMKREDDTIDSELLKVEAEMRSAWSKEIMSGVISSQHSYYGKDWESDELLLESDTNVCPSQPEMVVQDNTADLRSNALGMNGWAPYDKSSVSSRISENNSTSAREEQFICTCCGKTFSCQNVFEAHQRTHVAEKPFNCSQCGKRFAQLSNLITHRRVHTGEKPYSCTHCGKQFAQSRYLVTHLRIHTGEKPFSCTQCGKRFAQSNNLVRHQSVHTGKKPFRCSQCGKSFTTSSHRKRHESVHSGGRPYACTL, via the exons ATGTCCAgttgtgttgtttttcattCTCAGTTAACTTCCATCTTGGAGGTTCTAACTAAAGCTGCAGTGACAGAGATTTGCCAGCTTGTAGACGATGGATATGCGGTTTTACGGGTGGAAATATCtcggagtgagaaagagaaccAATCCTTGAAACGGAAACTGCAGATGCTCGAGCTGATGGTTGCGCGGGGATATGCCGAAGCTGGACTGCGAGAGACTTCTGCTGCAAATAGTAGACCAGATGGAGCCCAGGCTTTTGATGGATccagaggaacagaaaggg agaATAATTTTGCAGCTGCAGAACGAGCCTTTGGCAGTCAGCTGGGCATCAGTctgtggagagatggagagcccACAGCTGTGGATGAAGAGGACACCTCATTGGCATCTCCCTTGAGAGATGAG TGTACAGTGGACATGGATGAGGGAGGATCACAATCACTGCTCATAAAAGAAGAGACGTTTGAAGAGGACTTGGAGAGCAGTCATCCACAAG AAGCTGTGGAGTCTGATCATGTTGAAAGGGCTCCCATTGCAGaactacagactgcacctccaGTAGGCAAAGACcagctcactgagcagcacagcacCAGACACAGCGTTTGGGACGACAGTGGACTGGACACTGTTCTCAAGGCAGAACCAGAGATAAAGACTGTAAACCTTGAGCGTACAGGAGCTGAAAACAGAGCAGGAAGATTAAACATTTTGGACTATGAGGACATAATGCAGGAGAGATCCGCTCAAATGCCTTTCACTGCAGATGGGATCTCAGATAAGGACAAGGAGGAAGCGGCTTGCTCTTACCCTGTGGAAAGTGACACGGAGAACCTTTCGGTTCACTCGGAGCTGCTTTCTGGGAAGAGTCTGTCCTCCCTAGGGTCACTGGACATGAAAAGGGAGGATGACACAATTGACTCTGAGCTGCTGAAAGTGGAAGCTGAGATGCGTTCTGCGTGGAGCAAAGAGATCATGTCAGGAGTCATTTCTTCACAACACAGCTACTATGGCAAAGACTGGGAGAGCGATGAGCTACTGCTTGAAAGTGACACCAACGTATGTCCCTCACAACCCGAAATGGTGGTTCAGGACAACACAGCAGACCTCAGATCCAATGCCTTGGGCATGAATGGATGGGCCCCATACGACAAAAGCTCTGTTTCATCAAGAATCTCTGAGAATAACTCTACAAGTGCAAGAGAAGAACAGTTTATTTGCACATGCTGTGGAAAGACTTTCAGTTGCCAGAATGTTTTTGAAGCACATCAGAGAACTCATGTGGCGGAGAAACCGTTTAATTGTTCGCAGTGTGGGAAAAGGTTTGCTCAATTGAGTAATCTCATAACACACCGAAGGGTTCACACGGGGGAGAAACCTTACAGCTGCACACACTGTGGGAAGCAGTTTGCTCAGTCACGCTATCTTGTAACGCATCTCAGGATCCATACAGGAGAGAAACCGTTCAGCTGCACACAGTGCGGAAAACGGTTTGCGCAGTCCAACAATCTTGTACGACACCAGAGCGTTCACACTGGAAAGAAGCCCTTCAGGTGCtcacagtgtgggaagagtttcacaACGTCAAGTCACCGTAAAAGACACGAAAGTGTTCACAGTGGAGGTAGACCATACgcttgcacattgtaa
- the LOC133136698 gene encoding zinc finger protein 436-like isoform X2, producing MSSCVVFHSQLTSILEVLTKAAVTEICQLVDDGYAVLRVEISRSEKENQSLKRKLQMLELMVARGYAEAGLRETSAANSRPDGAQAFDGSRGTERENNFAAAERAFGSQLGISLWRDGEPTAVDEEDTSLASPLRDECTVDMDEGGSQSLLIKEETFEEDLESSHPQAVESDHVERAPIAELQTAPPVGKDQLTEQHSTRHSVWDDSGLDTVLKAEPEIKTVNLERTGAENRAGRLNILDYEDIMQERSAQMPFTADGISDKDKEEAACSYPVESDTENLSVHSELLSGKSLSSLGSLDMKREDDTIDSELLKVEAEMRSAWSKEIMSGVISSQHSYYGKDWESDELLLESDTNVCPSQPEMVVQDNTADLRSNALGMNGWAPYDKSSVSSRISENNSTSAREEQFICTCCGKTFSCQNVFEAHQRTHVAEKPFNCSQCGKRFAQLSNLITHRRVHTGEKPYSCTHCGKQFAQSRYLVTHLRIHTGEKPFSCTQCGKRFAQSNNLVRHQSVHTGKKPFRCSQCGKSFTTSSHRKRHESVHSGGRPYACTL from the exons ATGTCCAgttgtgttgtttttcattCTCAGTTAACTTCCATCTTGGAGGTTCTAACTAAAGCTGCAGTGACAGAGATTTGCCAGCTTGTAGACGATGGATATGCGGTTTTACGGGTGGAAATATCtcggagtgagaaagagaaccAATCCTTGAAACGGAAACTGCAGATGCTCGAGCTGATGGTTGCGCGGGGATATGCCGAAGCTGGACTGCGAGAGACTTCTGCTGCAAATAGTAGACCAGATGGAGCCCAGGCTTTTGATGGATccagaggaacagaaaggg agaATAATTTTGCAGCTGCAGAACGAGCCTTTGGCAGTCAGCTGGGCATCAGTctgtggagagatggagagcccACAGCTGTGGATGAAGAGGACACCTCATTGGCATCTCCCTTGAGAGATGAG TGTACAGTGGACATGGATGAGGGAGGATCACAATCACTGCTCATAAAAGAAGAGACGTTTGAAGAGGACTTGGAGAGCAGTCATCCACAAG CTGTGGAGTCTGATCATGTTGAAAGGGCTCCCATTGCAGaactacagactgcacctccaGTAGGCAAAGACcagctcactgagcagcacagcacCAGACACAGCGTTTGGGACGACAGTGGACTGGACACTGTTCTCAAGGCAGAACCAGAGATAAAGACTGTAAACCTTGAGCGTACAGGAGCTGAAAACAGAGCAGGAAGATTAAACATTTTGGACTATGAGGACATAATGCAGGAGAGATCCGCTCAAATGCCTTTCACTGCAGATGGGATCTCAGATAAGGACAAGGAGGAAGCGGCTTGCTCTTACCCTGTGGAAAGTGACACGGAGAACCTTTCGGTTCACTCGGAGCTGCTTTCTGGGAAGAGTCTGTCCTCCCTAGGGTCACTGGACATGAAAAGGGAGGATGACACAATTGACTCTGAGCTGCTGAAAGTGGAAGCTGAGATGCGTTCTGCGTGGAGCAAAGAGATCATGTCAGGAGTCATTTCTTCACAACACAGCTACTATGGCAAAGACTGGGAGAGCGATGAGCTACTGCTTGAAAGTGACACCAACGTATGTCCCTCACAACCCGAAATGGTGGTTCAGGACAACACAGCAGACCTCAGATCCAATGCCTTGGGCATGAATGGATGGGCCCCATACGACAAAAGCTCTGTTTCATCAAGAATCTCTGAGAATAACTCTACAAGTGCAAGAGAAGAACAGTTTATTTGCACATGCTGTGGAAAGACTTTCAGTTGCCAGAATGTTTTTGAAGCACATCAGAGAACTCATGTGGCGGAGAAACCGTTTAATTGTTCGCAGTGTGGGAAAAGGTTTGCTCAATTGAGTAATCTCATAACACACCGAAGGGTTCACACGGGGGAGAAACCTTACAGCTGCACACACTGTGGGAAGCAGTTTGCTCAGTCACGCTATCTTGTAACGCATCTCAGGATCCATACAGGAGAGAAACCGTTCAGCTGCACACAGTGCGGAAAACGGTTTGCGCAGTCCAACAATCTTGTACGACACCAGAGCGTTCACACTGGAAAGAAGCCCTTCAGGTGCtcacagtgtgggaagagtttcacaACGTCAAGTCACCGTAAAAGACACGAAAGTGTTCACAGTGGAGGTAGACCATACgcttgcacattgtaa
- the LOC133136702 gene encoding zinc finger protein with KRAB and SCAN domains 7-like isoform X2 produces the protein MPTADNDTQVQSTNSNESADLLEVRPQSVHIKKETLEEDLENNLQGTLRIRQERAVECDDGKSPPIADTDTEPAIDTEELSEQHSTRHSVWEDSGLGSVLKAEQEQETVDLKDAGSEHTTRRRNSLSYEYLPYERSSQQQTLFSQQNTSTEDPACFYATANDSESLHTHTELRLCPNADKGEGQTSKEFLDVKLGAVVIDSGPNELGDTVQETVYGKHRHYKESGDRPLLLENDAYSPQSQMMVKENIAVSKASAPPVIDYRIFDESFITQKGDKSLNRSGTREKRFICTFCGKSFTCPKNLETHQRVHTGEKPFSCTQCGKRFADSSNRKRHQIIHTGERPYSCTLCGKRFTQSSCLIAHQRVHTGEKPFSCTQCGKRFADSSNLKRHQSVHIGKKPLSCTLWEELNCFKAS, from the exons ATGCCTACTGCAGACAACGATACTCAAGTGCAGTCTACCAATAGCAATGAG TCTGCAGATTTATTAGAGGTAAGACCTCAGTCAGTGCATATCAAGAAGGAGACCCTTGAAGAGGATTTGGAGAATAATCTACAGGGAACACTGAGGATCAGACAGGAAA GGGCTGTGGAGTGTGATGATGGCAAAAGTCCTCCAattgcagacacagacactgaacCTGCAATCGACACTGAGGAGCTATCTGAGCAGCACAGCACCAGACACAGTGTTTGGGAAGACAGTGGGCTTGGCTCTGTTCTCAAGgcagaacaagaacaagagacTGTAGACCTCAAGGATGCtggctctgaacacacaacaaggAGAAGAAACAGCCTGAGCTATGAGTATCTTCCTTATGAGAGATCCAGTCAACAGCAGACTCTCTTCTCACAACAGAACACTTCAACCGAAGATCcagcttgcttttatgccactGCTAATGACTCTGAGAGTCTGCATACTCACACAGAGCTACGGCTTTGCCCTAATGCTGACAAAGGTGAAGGCCAGACCTCGAAAGAATTTCTTGATGTGAAACTTGGAGCCGTGGTAATAGACTCAGGACCCAATGAGTTGGGTGACACTGTGCAAGAAACAGTTTATGGAAAGCACAGACATTACAAAGAGTCTGGGGATAGGCCATTGCTGCTGGAAAATGATGCATATTCGCCACAATCACAAATGATGGTCAAAGAGAACATTGCGGTTTCAAAAGCCAGTGCACCCCCTGTGATTGACTACAGGATTTTTGATGAAAGTTTCATCACACAAAAAGGGGATAAATCCCTCAACAGATCTGGTACAAGAGAGAAAAGATTCATTTGTACATtctgtgggaagagtttcactTGCCCAAAAAACCTTGAAACCCATCAAAGagttcacacaggagagaaaccgtTTAGTTGCACCCAATGTGGAAAACGGTTCGCCGATTCAAGCAATCGCAAGAGACATCAGATTATTCACACTGGAGAAAGACCATACAGTTGTACACTGTGCGGCAAGAGGTTTACTCAGTCCAGCTGTCTAATAGCACATCAGAGAGTCCACACTGGGGAGAAGCCATTCAGCTGCACCCAATGTGGAAAGAGGTTTGCAGATTCCAGTAATCTTAAAAGACATCAGAGTGTTCACATTGGAAAGAAACCATTAAGCTGCACATTGTGGGAAGAATTGAATTGCTTCAAAGCATCATAA
- the LOC133136702 gene encoding zinc finger protein with KRAB and SCAN domains 7-like isoform X1, with amino-acid sequence MSSCVALHTQLASIMEVLANAAVAEICKLIDDGYAVLRSEMSRSQKEIESLKRKVSLQTVELKIAKEARYPSTGIGFNNQLDISPWRDGMPTADNDTQVQSTNSNESADLLEVRPQSVHIKKETLEEDLENNLQGTLRIRQERAVECDDGKSPPIADTDTEPAIDTEELSEQHSTRHSVWEDSGLGSVLKAEQEQETVDLKDAGSEHTTRRRNSLSYEYLPYERSSQQQTLFSQQNTSTEDPACFYATANDSESLHTHTELRLCPNADKGEGQTSKEFLDVKLGAVVIDSGPNELGDTVQETVYGKHRHYKESGDRPLLLENDAYSPQSQMMVKENIAVSKASAPPVIDYRIFDESFITQKGDKSLNRSGTREKRFICTFCGKSFTCPKNLETHQRVHTGEKPFSCTQCGKRFADSSNRKRHQIIHTGERPYSCTLCGKRFTQSSCLIAHQRVHTGEKPFSCTQCGKRFADSSNLKRHQSVHIGKKPLSCTLWEELNCFKAS; translated from the exons ATGTCGAGCTGTGTGGCTcttcacacacagctagccTCCATTATGGAGGTGTTAGCAAATGCAGCTGTGGCTGAGATTTGCAAACTTATAGACGACGGTTATGCGGTTTTGCGATCAGAGATGTCGCGAAGCCAAAAAGAAATCGAATCCCTGAAGCGGAAAGTGTCCTTGCAAACGGTGGAGCTTAAGATTGCAA AGGAGGCCCGTTATCCCTCGACAGGAATAGGCTTTAACAACCAATTGGACATCAGTCCATGGAGAGATGGAATGCCTACTGCAGACAACGATACTCAAGTGCAGTCTACCAATAGCAATGAG TCTGCAGATTTATTAGAGGTAAGACCTCAGTCAGTGCATATCAAGAAGGAGACCCTTGAAGAGGATTTGGAGAATAATCTACAGGGAACACTGAGGATCAGACAGGAAA GGGCTGTGGAGTGTGATGATGGCAAAAGTCCTCCAattgcagacacagacactgaacCTGCAATCGACACTGAGGAGCTATCTGAGCAGCACAGCACCAGACACAGTGTTTGGGAAGACAGTGGGCTTGGCTCTGTTCTCAAGgcagaacaagaacaagagacTGTAGACCTCAAGGATGCtggctctgaacacacaacaaggAGAAGAAACAGCCTGAGCTATGAGTATCTTCCTTATGAGAGATCCAGTCAACAGCAGACTCTCTTCTCACAACAGAACACTTCAACCGAAGATCcagcttgcttttatgccactGCTAATGACTCTGAGAGTCTGCATACTCACACAGAGCTACGGCTTTGCCCTAATGCTGACAAAGGTGAAGGCCAGACCTCGAAAGAATTTCTTGATGTGAAACTTGGAGCCGTGGTAATAGACTCAGGACCCAATGAGTTGGGTGACACTGTGCAAGAAACAGTTTATGGAAAGCACAGACATTACAAAGAGTCTGGGGATAGGCCATTGCTGCTGGAAAATGATGCATATTCGCCACAATCACAAATGATGGTCAAAGAGAACATTGCGGTTTCAAAAGCCAGTGCACCCCCTGTGATTGACTACAGGATTTTTGATGAAAGTTTCATCACACAAAAAGGGGATAAATCCCTCAACAGATCTGGTACAAGAGAGAAAAGATTCATTTGTACATtctgtgggaagagtttcactTGCCCAAAAAACCTTGAAACCCATCAAAGagttcacacaggagagaaaccgtTTAGTTGCACCCAATGTGGAAAACGGTTCGCCGATTCAAGCAATCGCAAGAGACATCAGATTATTCACACTGGAGAAAGACCATACAGTTGTACACTGTGCGGCAAGAGGTTTACTCAGTCCAGCTGTCTAATAGCACATCAGAGAGTCCACACTGGGGAGAAGCCATTCAGCTGCACCCAATGTGGAAAGAGGTTTGCAGATTCCAGTAATCTTAAAAGACATCAGAGTGTTCACATTGGAAAGAAACCATTAAGCTGCACATTGTGGGAAGAATTGAATTGCTTCAAAGCATCATAA